The proteins below are encoded in one region of Deltaproteobacteria bacterium:
- a CDS encoding biotin/lipoate A/B protein ligase family protein: MNDWRLLIDLPQNGLENMATDEAILESCNQRLSQPTLRLYEWSEPTLSIGCFQKADNAIKYCLEAGIPYVRRITGGRAVLHSDEITYSIICSAGEPLFEEGVSGAYRIISRCLLTALREVEINADMHTSRAIEYGFEKTSCFHSPSRYEIIIDNKKLVGSAQRRFKRAFIQHGSILFGVDRDLIAQLFGEESLSMMAWIKLYSDIKKDEFKAILIDKIRKGLNINLTAGNINNNENYLRDKLLSVRESEGQSVRVKTLTL, encoded by the coding sequence ATGAATGATTGGAGATTATTGATAGACCTGCCGCAAAACGGCCTGGAAAACATGGCAACAGATGAGGCCATCCTGGAATCCTGCAATCAGAGACTTTCCCAACCCACTTTAAGGCTGTATGAATGGAGCGAGCCAACCCTTTCCATAGGTTGTTTTCAGAAGGCTGATAATGCTATTAAATACTGTTTGGAAGCAGGAATTCCTTATGTCAGGCGGATTACCGGCGGAAGGGCTGTGCTGCATAGCGATGAGATTACATATTCAATAATTTGCAGTGCGGGAGAGCCGTTATTTGAAGAGGGGGTATCAGGGGCATACAGAATAATAAGCAGATGCCTGCTTACTGCATTAAGAGAAGTTGAAATTAATGCCGATATGCATACTTCCAGGGCCATAGAATATGGTTTTGAAAAAACTTCCTGCTTTCATTCTCCTTCCAGATATGAGATTATAATAGACAATAAAAAACTTGTTGGAAGCGCACAGAGGCGGTTTAAAAGGGCGTTTATACAGCATGGTTCCATCCTTTTCGGAGTAGACAGGGATCTGATTGCGCAGTTGTTTGGAGAGGAGTCTCTGTCGATGATGGCATGGATTAAACTTTACAGCGATATAAAAAAAGATGAGTTTAAGGCTATTTTAATAGATAAGATTAGAAAGGGGTTGAACATAAACCTGACTGCCGGTAATATAAATAATAATGAAAATTACCTGAGAGATAAACTGCTAAGTGTCAGAGAGTCAGAGGGTCAAAGTGTCAGAGTAAAAACTTTGACTCTTTGA
- a CDS encoding shikimate kinase — protein sequence MKNIILTGFMGTGKTSVGKRLAKELNLKFIDTDDLIEKEAGIYINEIFTKFGETYFRQLESKVINEVFPGANMIIATGGGAVVNPLNLLALKKNGILICLTASIDVILSRVGSGDERPLISEDDKKGAISNLLKVREPFYKKADFIVDTTTKTVGEVVEEIKKIVS from the coding sequence ATGAAGAACATAATCCTTACTGGTTTTATGGGAACTGGCAAGACATCAGTTGGAAAACGTCTTGCCAAAGAATTAAATCTCAAATTCATTGATACGGATGATTTGATAGAAAAAGAGGCAGGGATATACATAAATGAGATATTTACAAAATTTGGCGAGACATATTTCAGACAATTGGAATCAAAGGTGATAAATGAAGTGTTTCCTGGTGCGAATATGATAATTGCCACCGGAGGCGGGGCTGTTGTCAATCCCCTAAATCTTCTTGCATTGAAAAAAAACGGGATTCTGATATGTTTAACTGCTTCAATTGATGTTATTCTTTCAAGGGTAGGGAGCGGCGATGAAAGGCCGCTTATTTCCGAAGACGATAAAAAGGGGGCAATATCCAATCTCCTGAAGGTAAGAGAGCCATTTTATAAAAAGGCGGATTTTATTGTTGATACGACTACAAAAACTGTCGGTGAGGTAGTGGAGGAGATAAAGAAGATAGTGAGCTAA
- a CDS encoding Xaa-Pro peptidase family protein — protein sequence MQERFSSWNIDILLITTPENIRYLSGFTGTSGVIVITLHEAFFLTDWRYAAQSRYEISGLRVKIYKKQTEDVASLINRLKPRRIGFEAKGLTYEIYRRLKVLLRGKRLVPLPDDINRIRARKNAGELKLIRMAVGLAAVGFNAAVNCIAAGIRECDAALNIEMEMRKNGAEGLSFDIIVASGIRAALPHGKASLKRIKKTETVIVDLGARYRGYHSDETCTFIMGKPGREQKKVYQIVKDAHDKAIEAVRPGVKASYIDSVARGFIKDAGYGKYFGHGTGHGVGLAIHEWPNISPYNDDVLEEAMVFTIEPGIYIHGWGGVRIEDMVLVKKDGCEVLTEMSKEMVIL from the coding sequence ATTCAGGAGAGATTCTCATCCTGGAATATAGATATCCTGCTCATAACCACACCCGAAAATATCCGCTATCTGAGCGGATTTACAGGGACGAGCGGGGTAATTGTTATAACGTTGCATGAGGCATTCTTTTTAACTGATTGGAGATATGCCGCACAGTCAAGATACGAGATAAGCGGATTAAGAGTAAAGATATATAAAAAACAGACTGAAGATGTTGCGTCTTTAATAAACAGGCTAAAGCCCAGACGCATAGGATTTGAGGCAAAGGGGCTTACTTATGAGATATATCGCAGGCTGAAAGTCTTGCTGCGGGGAAAGCGGCTCGTTCCTCTGCCTGATGATATTAACAGGATAAGGGCCAGAAAAAATGCGGGTGAATTGAAACTTATAAGAATGGCCGTTGGTTTGGCGGCTGTTGGTTTTAATGCAGCAGTGAATTGCATAGCCGCAGGGATACGGGAATGCGATGCAGCCCTTAATATAGAAATGGAAATGAGAAAAAATGGGGCAGAGGGTCTTTCTTTTGATATAATTGTCGCCTCCGGCATACGGGCGGCTTTACCCCACGGCAAGGCCTCTCTGAAGAGGATAAAAAAAACAGAAACTGTTATTGTTGACCTTGGCGCAAGATACCGGGGTTATCATTCAGATGAGACATGCACATTTATAATGGGTAAACCTGGCAGGGAACAAAAAAAGGTTTATCAGATAGTTAAGGATGCCCATGATAAGGCGATAGAGGCTGTAAGGCCAGGGGTGAAGGCATCTTATATAGATTCTGTGGCGAGGGGTTTTATTAAAGATGCCGGATACGGTAAATATTTTGGTCATGGCACAGGTCATGGGGTTGGGCTTGCTATTCATGAATGGCCGAATATCTCTCCTTATAATGATGATGTTTTAGAAGAGGCTATGGTTTTCACTATAGAACCGGGGATATATATACATGGCTGGGGCGGTGTAAGGATTGAGGATATGGTCCTTGTTAAAAAGGATGGCTGCGAGGTTTTGACAGAGATGTCAAAAGAGATGGTGATATTGTAG
- the accB gene encoding acetyl-CoA carboxylase biotin carboxyl carrier protein, with protein MDFKEIEHIVKFISGTDIVEFELERPNGKLKVKRGMVRPEIVEIKPVVAAPSVLTASEQKIEEQKAEKEAAKSERLKQITSPMVGTFYKASSQDVQPFVEVGGTVKKGQIVCIIEAMKLMNEIESEFNGKIVSILIENGQPVEYGEPLFVIETA; from the coding sequence ATGGATTTTAAAGAGATTGAGCATATTGTAAAGTTTATAAGCGGGACTGATATTGTTGAATTTGAACTTGAAAGACCAAATGGAAAGTTAAAAGTAAAGAGGGGTATGGTTAGGCCGGAGATTGTTGAAATAAAGCCTGTAGTTGCCGCGCCGTCTGTTCTTACAGCGTCGGAACAAAAAATAGAAGAACAAAAAGCAGAAAAAGAGGCTGCTAAGAGTGAAAGGTTAAAGCAGATTACATCACCCATGGTTGGCACATTTTACAAGGCATCTTCTCAGGATGTCCAGCCATTTGTAGAGGTCGGCGGCACAGTTAAAAAGGGCCAGATAGTGTGTATTATAGAGGCAATGAAACTTATGAATGAGATAGAATCTGAATTCAATGGCAAGATAGTTTCTATTCTGATAGAAAACGGGCAGCCGGTGGAATACGGCGAGCCGTTGTTTGTTATAGAGACAGCGTAA
- the accC gene encoding acetyl-CoA carboxylase biotin carboxylase subunit, producing MFHKILIANRGEIAVRIIRACKELGIRTVAVYSEADRDSLPIRLADEAICIGPAKSKDSYLNASSIISAAEVTDAEAIHPGYGFLAENAEFAEICENCGIKFIGPSSRSMRLMGNKIQAKKEVEKLRVLVLPWSSGGIKDEKDAMDIARKIGFPVIIKAAAGGGGRGMKLVHTSASFGNAFHTAKNEAQAAFGNGDVYIEKFCEAPRHIEIQIMADKYGNIVYLGERDCSIQRRHQKILEEAPSPVLDEKLRRNMGEAAVKIAKAIGYTSVGTVEFLLDKNMRYYFMEMNTRIQVEHPVTEMITGIDIVKEQIRLAWGERLRFKQKHIRIRGHSIECRINAEDPETFIPCPGKITGLHMPGGPGVRVDSAISCSHTVPPYYDSLLAKLIVYGDNRAEAVSRMAMALDEMEIEGVKTNIPLHRKIMNDHDFIAGKVDINFLSRFG from the coding sequence ATGTTCCATAAAATACTTATCGCAAATAGGGGTGAGATAGCTGTAAGGATTATACGGGCATGTAAGGAGCTCGGTATAAGAACCGTTGCTGTATATTCCGAGGCAGACAGAGACAGCCTGCCCATAAGGCTTGCGGATGAGGCTATATGCATAGGCCCTGCAAAAAGCAAGGACAGCTACCTGAACGCATCTTCCATCATAAGCGCCGCTGAGGTTACGGATGCAGAGGCAATACACCCCGGCTATGGTTTTCTTGCAGAGAATGCTGAATTTGCGGAGATATGTGAAAACTGCGGCATTAAGTTTATAGGCCCGAGTTCCAGGAGTATGCGCCTTATGGGGAATAAGATTCAGGCCAAAAAAGAGGTGGAAAAGTTGCGGGTGTTAGTTCTTCCATGGAGCAGCGGCGGCATAAAGGATGAGAAGGATGCAATGGATATTGCGCGGAAGATTGGCTTCCCGGTGATAATAAAGGCTGCTGCAGGCGGAGGAGGCAGGGGTATGAAGCTTGTTCATACCTCGGCAAGTTTCGGCAATGCCTTTCACACCGCAAAGAATGAAGCGCAGGCTGCGTTTGGAAATGGAGATGTATATATTGAAAAATTTTGTGAGGCGCCCAGGCATATAGAGATTCAGATTATGGCTGATAAGTATGGCAATATTGTCTATCTGGGAGAGAGGGATTGCTCTATACAGCGCCGCCATCAGAAGATATTGGAAGAGGCGCCATCCCCTGTGCTTGATGAAAAGTTAAGAAGGAATATGGGTGAGGCTGCTGTAAAGATAGCAAAGGCAATAGGTTACACCAGTGTTGGGACAGTGGAGTTTTTGCTTGATAAGAATATGCGGTATTATTTTATGGAGATGAACACGAGGATTCAGGTTGAACATCCTGTAACAGAGATGATAACCGGTATAGATATAGTCAAAGAACAGATAAGACTTGCATGGGGAGAGCGGCTCAGATTTAAACAAAAACATATAAGAATCAGAGGGCATTCAATAGAGTGCAGGATAAATGCGGAAGACCCCGAGACATTTATACCCTGTCCAGGCAAGATCACAGGCCTCCATATGCCGGGAGGCCCTGGTGTAAGAGTGGATTCTGCAATATCATGCAGCCATACTGTGCCCCCGTATTATGACTCGCTTCTTGCCAAGCTAATAGTATACGGAGACAATAGGGCAGAGGCCGTCAGCAGGATGGCAATGGCATTGGATGAGATGGAGATCGAAGGGGTGAAGACTAATATTCCGCTGCACAGAAAGATAATGAATGACCACGATTTTATTGCAGGCAAGGTTGATATAAATTTTTTGAGTAGATTTGGGTAG
- the aroC gene encoding chorismate synthase: protein MLRYLTAGESHGKYLTAILEGAPANLNLAADDINKELSRRQIGYGRGGRMAIEKDEAEITSGVRFGKTIGSPIAMVIKNRDWENWKEVMNTGVRGQGSGVKEITHPRPGHADLAGALKYGQYDIRNILERSSARETAARVAVGAVCKRFLDEIGIKVMSWVVDIAGVRGQGSGVREENDIEAIFKLAEASDVRCPDKKIAEKMRKAIDRARKNGDSLGGIFEVAVTGVPPGLGSHVQWDRKLDGNLARALMSIQAIKGVEAGIGFEAAERFGSEVHDEIFYKISPDPSLPKRGKSSPPLEKGDKGGFYRKTNNAGGIEGGMSNGEPIILRAAMKPIPTLYKPLRSIDIKTKKQFQASVERSDICAVPAASVVGEAVVAFEIANAFIDKFGGDSIYEVKRNYKGYLEYLRKF from the coding sequence ATGCTGAGATACTTAACAGCAGGTGAATCACACGGTAAATATTTGACTGCCATTCTGGAAGGCGCGCCGGCAAATCTTAATTTGGCTGCGGATGATATAAATAAAGAACTAAGCCGCAGGCAGATTGGCTACGGCCGCGGCGGCAGAATGGCTATTGAAAAAGATGAAGCAGAGATTACATCGGGGGTAAGGTTTGGCAAGACCATAGGTTCGCCTATTGCTATGGTTATAAAAAATAGAGATTGGGAGAATTGGAAAGAGGTTATGAATACAGGGGTCAGGGGTCAGGGGTCAGGGGTCAAAGAGATTACCCATCCAAGGCCGGGCCATGCGGATCTGGCAGGCGCCTTGAAATATGGCCAGTATGATATTCGCAATATTCTTGAACGTTCCAGCGCAAGGGAAACCGCGGCGCGGGTTGCTGTTGGCGCAGTATGTAAAAGATTTCTGGATGAGATTGGGATAAAAGTGATGAGTTGGGTGGTGGATATAGCAGGGGTCAGGGGTCAGGGGTCAGGGGTCAGAGAGGAGAATGATATAGAAGCAATTTTTAAACTGGCAGAAGCATCTGATGTGCGTTGTCCTGATAAAAAGATTGCAGAAAAAATGAGAAAGGCGATAGATAGGGCAAGAAAAAACGGCGACAGCCTTGGCGGGATATTTGAGGTTGCTGTAACCGGCGTTCCTCCGGGTCTTGGAAGCCATGTCCAGTGGGATAGAAAATTAGATGGGAATCTGGCAAGGGCGCTTATGAGCATTCAGGCCATAAAAGGGGTTGAGGCGGGTATAGGGTTTGAAGCGGCTGAGAGATTTGGATCAGAGGTGCATGATGAGATATTTTATAAAATCTCCCCTGACCCCTCTTTGCCAAAGAGGGGAAAATCATCTCCCCCTTTGGAAAAGGGGGATAAAGGGGGATTTTACAGAAAAACCAACAATGCCGGCGGCATAGAGGGAGGCATGAGCAACGGCGAACCGATTATACTCCGGGCTGCGATGAAACCGATACCAACATTATATAAACCGCTTCGGTCAATAGATATAAAAACAAAAAAGCAGTTTCAGGCAAGTGTTGAAAGGTCGGATATATGCGCTGTGCCTGCTGCTTCAGTGGTTGGCGAGGCAGTTGTTGCCTTTGAGATAGCCAATGCCTTTATAGATAAATTTGGCGGCGATTCTATCTATGAGGTAAAAAGGAATTATAAGGGGTATCTGGAGTATTTGAGGAAGTTTTAA
- the aroB gene encoding 3-dehydroquinate synthase, with protein sequence MGILHMERITVNLGERSYPIYIGRNNLDMVGELMKQKGLNGKAACITNPTVGKLYGNRALDSLGKAGFEVFRIDIPDGEEYKSLEWLSHIYDKLIEYKMERQSPIVALGGGVVGDIAGFAAATYLRGVPYIQVPTTLLSQVDSSVGGKTGVNHPKGKNLIGAFYQPKMALLDVDVLKTLGERDIKAGLAEVIKYGIIKDAGFFSFLEENYADVLKLGDSLLHVVKVSCGIKARVVEEDEREAGIRSILNFGHTFGHAVETVTDYKELRHGEAVAIGMAAAARLSFKLGLCSKDVCERIERLVSKIGLPIKLSAVSRQLSAKELLQAMEMDKKAAGGNIKFVMVEDIGKVIFKQMGRADFSIDLSEILN encoded by the coding sequence ATGGGCATACTACATATGGAACGCATTACTGTAAATCTTGGTGAGCGAAGCTATCCAATCTATATCGGGAGAAATAATCTCGATATGGTGGGAGAGTTGATGAAGCAGAAAGGTCTTAATGGCAAAGCAGCCTGTATTACAAATCCTACGGTAGGGAAACTTTATGGCAACAGGGCGCTTGATAGTCTTGGCAAGGCAGGTTTTGAGGTTTTCAGAATAGATATCCCTGACGGCGAAGAGTACAAAAGCCTTGAATGGCTCTCGCATATATATGATAAACTTATTGAATATAAGATGGAGAGGCAATCCCCTATTGTTGCCCTTGGCGGCGGCGTTGTAGGGGATATTGCAGGTTTTGCGGCAGCTACATACTTAAGGGGTGTGCCGTATATTCAGGTTCCAACGACACTCCTGTCCCAGGTTGACAGTTCTGTCGGCGGCAAGACTGGGGTGAATCATCCAAAGGGCAAAAACCTTATAGGCGCATTCTATCAGCCAAAGATGGCGCTTTTAGATGTGGATGTTCTTAAGACGCTTGGAGAGAGGGATATAAAGGCGGGCTTGGCTGAAGTTATTAAATATGGTATTATCAAGGACGCCGGTTTCTTCTCGTTTTTAGAGGAAAATTATGCGGATGTTCTCAAACTGGGAGATAGCCTGCTGCATGTTGTAAAGGTGTCATGCGGGATAAAGGCGCGGGTGGTTGAAGAGGATGAGAGGGAGGCGGGCATAAGGTCAATACTTAACTTTGGACATACATTCGGCCATGCAGTAGAGACCGTGACCGACTATAAGGAGTTAAGGCACGGCGAGGCAGTTGCCATCGGCATGGCTGCTGCCGCAAGGCTCTCTTTTAAACTCGGCCTGTGCAGTAAAGATGTTTGCGAAAGGATAGAAAGATTGGTATCAAAGATTGGTCTTCCCATAAAGCTATCAGCTGTCAGCCGTCAGCTATCAGCTAAAGAATTATTACAGGCTATGGAGATGGATAAAAAGGCGGCTGGAGGAAATATAAAGTTTGTGATGGTGGAAGATATTGGCAAGGTAATATTTAAACAGATGGGAAGAGCGGATTTTTCCATTGACTTATCAGAGATTTTAAACTAA
- the pilQ gene encoding type IV pilus secretin PilQ, with protein sequence MKNKNVKCKMQNTKGFLPYFIFCLLLTIFFTGCAPTKSQIKSGEGVEKAAIEKISVVGGGREILIEASGPITYTAFKLSDPARLVLDIPGADIEKVKAPMDVNNEFINRIVVASYGEEGMAPISRVEIGLKERVASDVKLAEGSILVALNYEVIPQHEAETPVVVEPQVAEEKAAEAPPLTEPLQQEIAKKEEAIKAAVEEAGPALAEAEKKEIKKADKLLKIETRKEKNRTIIKVIGNGPIGDFNAFTMDKPAPSRIVVDVWNVKSSIPGDGLAVSSPYVKKVRVGEHPDKVRLVFDSGQKNVPPYTIERVDNSLVITVGRIDVKKPETAAVVAPVTAPQEPPVETAQQPSAAVPAPEPVKADYAEIKAVDFKQLADKARLIITASKKIEYRLLKLPDETGLALDIKDAIIPDELKRTLDASDLNTPVASISSFQATTESAKDVRILVKLKEKAIYDISQEGERIQIDFPLLAAAQAVPKMAEIKSQESELRGLPPNVSIGGQEIKETKLAEDAINKEQASGYTGRKISLDFKDADISNILRLMAEVSNLNIIAGEDVKGKVSLRLIDVPWDQAFEIILKTNGLGKVQEGNVVRILPLAKIKQESEDALASKKAKEKLEDLEIKLLSVNYATASALESQVKGLLSDRGTVTVEARTNTLIIKDIPANIAKAVDMAKKLDTPTPQVLIEARIVEAQSSFARDLGVQWGAATLTTSKNKFSSGFGSASATPSPTLTPTSTTTTPTTPSFISSGGQFSSQPNFAVSLPAAGAAGTLGAMGFSFGKLIGDPFLLDLRISAGEKNGLTKTISRPRITTLNNKEAKISQGDSVPFETTSSSGTQTSFIDATLELIVTPHITPDGSVSMKIKASRNSIGSFRSAAGTPSISKKEASTEIIVKSGETAVIGGIVIEDKSDTGSGIPWLKDIPILGWLFKNKSTSESQTELLIFITPNIVSGEVELSPS encoded by the coding sequence ATGAAAAATAAAAATGTAAAATGCAAAATGCAAAATACAAAAGGTTTCCTTCCATATTTTATATTCTGCCTGCTGCTTACTATATTTTTTACAGGTTGCGCGCCTACTAAGTCGCAGATAAAGAGTGGAGAGGGAGTGGAAAAGGCAGCCATTGAGAAGATTTCGGTTGTTGGAGGGGGGAGGGAGATATTGATAGAGGCTTCAGGGCCTATAACCTACACTGCCTTTAAGCTTTCTGACCCGGCAAGGCTGGTGCTGGATATTCCAGGGGCAGATATAGAAAAGGTAAAGGCCCCGATGGATGTTAATAATGAGTTTATAAACAGGATTGTTGTCGCAAGCTACGGGGAGGAGGGAATGGCGCCCATTTCCAGAGTGGAAATAGGGTTAAAGGAGAGGGTAGCCAGTGATGTAAAGCTCGCAGAAGGCAGTATTCTGGTGGCTTTGAATTATGAAGTTATTCCCCAGCATGAGGCTGAGACACCTGTTGTGGTTGAGCCCCAAGTGGCAGAGGAAAAGGCCGCCGAGGCGCCGCCTTTAACAGAGCCCCTCCAGCAGGAGATTGCAAAAAAAGAAGAAGCCATAAAGGCGGCTGTGGAAGAGGCCGGCCCTGCCCTTGCTGAGGCTGAAAAGAAAGAGATAAAAAAGGCTGACAAATTGTTGAAGATAGAGACGAGGAAGGAAAAGAACCGCACAATAATAAAGGTGATTGGCAACGGGCCGATAGGCGATTTTAATGCCTTTACAATGGATAAGCCTGCGCCGTCAAGGATTGTTGTGGATGTATGGAATGTTAAGAGTTCAATTCCGGGAGACGGTCTTGCTGTAAGCAGTCCTTATGTAAAGAAGGTAAGGGTAGGTGAACATCCGGATAAGGTGAGGCTCGTGTTTGATTCAGGCCAGAAGAATGTGCCGCCCTATACAATAGAGAGGGTTGACAACTCCCTTGTAATAACTGTCGGCAGGATTGATGTAAAGAAGCCTGAAACAGCCGCAGTAGTTGCTCCGGTAACTGCGCCGCAAGAGCCTCCTGTGGAAACAGCACAGCAGCCTTCGGCAGCCGTGCCCGCTCCTGAACCTGTAAAGGCCGATTATGCAGAAATCAAGGCGGTTGATTTCAAGCAGCTTGCGGATAAGGCAAGGCTTATTATAACTGCGTCAAAGAAGATAGAATACAGATTGTTAAAATTACCGGATGAAACAGGACTGGCGCTGGATATTAAGGATGCTATAATACCTGACGAACTCAAACGGACACTCGACGCCTCTGACCTTAACACGCCAGTGGCCAGCATAAGCTCATTCCAGGCGACTACTGAGTCTGCAAAGGATGTCCGTATACTTGTTAAATTAAAAGAAAAGGCTATTTATGATATTTCACAGGAAGGCGAAAGAATACAAATAGATTTTCCGCTGCTCGCAGCGGCGCAGGCGGTTCCAAAGATGGCAGAGATAAAAAGTCAGGAGTCAGAGCTCAGGGGCCTGCCCCCGAATGTTTCTATCGGGGGTCAGGAGATAAAAGAAACAAAGCTGGCAGAAGATGCTATAAACAAGGAACAGGCATCAGGCTATACAGGACGCAAGATTTCTCTGGACTTTAAGGATGCTGATATAAGTAATATTTTGAGATTGATGGCAGAGGTCAGCAATCTGAATATTATTGCGGGCGAGGATGTTAAAGGCAAGGTTTCGTTAAGATTGATAGATGTTCCATGGGATCAGGCATTCGAGATCATATTAAAAACAAACGGTCTTGGCAAGGTTCAGGAAGGGAATGTAGTAAGGATTTTGCCCCTTGCTAAGATAAAACAGGAGAGTGAAGATGCGCTTGCCTCTAAAAAGGCAAAGGAAAAACTTGAAGACCTTGAGATAAAATTGCTGTCTGTCAACTACGCAACTGCCAGCGCTTTAGAATCCCAGGTCAAAGGCTTATTAAGCGATAGGGGGACTGTTACAGTAGAGGCAAGGACGAATACGCTTATTATTAAAGATATCCCTGCCAATATAGCAAAGGCAGTGGACATGGCAAAGAAATTGGATACGCCGACGCCGCAGGTCTTGATAGAGGCAAGGATCGTAGAGGCGCAGAGCAGTTTTGCAAGGGACCTCGGTGTGCAGTGGGGCGCTGCTACTCTTACAACAAGCAAAAATAAGTTTAGCAGCGGGTTTGGCAGCGCTTCGGCTACCCCATCGCCCACCCTTACCCCCACTAGTACCACTACCACCCCCACTACCCCCAGTTTTATCAGCTCAGGGGGGCAGTTCTCATCGCAGCCTAATTTTGCGGTAAGCCTTCCTGCGGCGGGCGCTGCAGGGACATTGGGCGCAATGGGTTTTTCGTTCGGTAAACTTATAGGCGACCCGTTTCTTTTAGACCTCCGCATATCAGCCGGCGAAAAAAATGGTTTGACAAAGACCATATCAAGGCCGAGGATTACCACACTGAATAATAAGGAGGCCAAAATATCTCAAGGCGACTCAGTGCCATTTGAAACAACATCTTCTTCTGGCACACAAACCTCTTTTATTGATGCAACACTTGAACTCATTGTTACTCCGCATATAACCCCGGACGGCAGCGTGAGCATGAAAATCAAGGCCAGCAGGAACTCAATAGGCTCTTTCAGATCTGCTGCCGGTACGCCGAGCATAAGCAAAAAAGAGGCGTCTACAGAGATAATTGTAAAAAGCGGGGAGACAGCGGTTATCGGCGGCATTGTGATAGAGGATAAGTCAGATACCGGCAGCGGCATACCATGGCTTAAGGATATCCCTATACTCGGCTGGCTCTTTAAAAACAAATCAACATCAGAAAGCCAGACAGAGCTCCTGATATTTATTACGCCGAATATTGTAAGCGGCGAAGTGGAGTTGTCGCCAAGTTAA